ACGGCAAATTACGTTGCGGCCGGTCGATTTCTTCCGCGACCGGCGTGAGGTTAATCCACCCGTCGTAGGGCCACATCACGGCGATCATTGCCGCGCCGATCGCCTTCCAGTAACTCCCGTCAATCCCGCTCGGCCAAACCGGCTGCAAGTTTTCGACGTCGGCCTTGCCCAGCAACCAGGGCCCCAAAATCAGCACGGCCAAGAAGCCGAGCTTGATCACCGTCGTCAAGTTCTGCGCGGCGGCCCCCCAACGCGTGCCGACGATGTTCAACACGGCCAGGCCGACGACGATGAGCGTGGTAATCGCCTCCTGCCAACCGGGCGACAGCGGAACGATCGCGCCCAGATAGATCGTCGTCGCGCAGGCCAGCGCGCCGATCGACCCCGTGCGAATGATCCAGAACTCCGTCCAACCCCACAGAAACGCCGGCAGCCGGCCGTAAGCCTCGCGCAAATAAACAAACGGCCCGCCGGCCTGCGGCAGCATGGCCGCCAACTCGGCCAGCGCGAGTGCGCCGCACAACGTCAGCACTCCGACGCCAATCCAAATCGCCAACATCGGTCCTGTCGCACCCAGTTCCTTCGCGACGACGCTGGCCTTCAAGAACACTCCGGAACCGATGATCGACCCGACGACCACCGTGGTGGCGTCAAACCAATTGAGGACACGCGGGAGGGTGTGCGGCGGAGCCGGTGAACCGCTTGAATCATTCATGCCGTTCTCGTGGTCTGTCAAATCACGTGGCCAACATTCTGTCAGAACTAATCCAACGCCTCGTTGGTCGCGGCTCGTTTGCGCACCTCGTCCAACGCAGCACTCGCTCCTAGCTCGACCGCCACGCGATCTAGGTAGGCGTTGTCGATGGTGGTGCTATTCGTTCGCAGCAGTTCCACGCAGTCCGCGAGGTCCAGCATTCTTCCTGCATCTAGCTTATGCAAGATGACATCTTCGCACGTCAGCACGCGGATGGACGTCGACATATTCGGAAACGTAAAGACGACGCTCCTTGCAATTGCTTGCCGGTGGTAGGGAGACTCGGCCAACAAAAAGTCGACCTCGAGCTCCCATAGAACTTCCGGAAGCCGGCACTCTGTCTTCACAACGTGAAGTTTATCGAGCCGCTTTGGCGCGCGCACGCGGCTCATTTGAAAGCCTGCCGTCACAAGGCGACGTTCCGCCTCGGACCAGTCCGCGACATCCACCGCGATCAACAGATCGACATCACGCGTGGCGCGAAAGTAGCCCCAGGCAGTCACGGCCAGCCCTCCCATCAGAGCGCCGTCAATTTTCGCGCGTTCGAGCGCCTGCCAGACGTGGGAGAGCGTCGTAAAGATCGAGTCGGAAGTCATTGCGGTTTCGTCCTGTATCTCGCGTACTTCTCCCGACTGCGCCGCGCATTGTCTTGACGCACCCAGTCGGCGTAGGCCTCATCCAGGTTGCCGTCCGGGCCGATTTTGTGGCGCAGCCCCGCGAGCAATAGCTGTTCGCAGGTGTCCATCAGGTCTTTCCAGATCAGCATCCGCTGTGTGAAGACTTCCTGCGTAATCGTGCAGCGCGATTGCCAAGGCTGGTTTTCATCGTTCATCGCGGCGACTCCGAATCGACTTCACCGAATGTAGCAGTTCTCAAGGATATCACCAATCAGACGCTTAGCGATCATGTCGACGCGCTGAGCATCGCGCGCACGAGCCCTTCGGCCTTGTGCCAGGTTTCCTCGTATTCCCGGCGGGCGTCCGACATCGCGACGATTCCGCCGCCGGCCTGGGCTTGCCACCAGCCTCGTCCGGCGGTGATGGTGCGGATCAGAATGTTGGCATCGAAGGCGTCGTCGAAGCCGTTGTAGAACAGCGATCCACAATACGGGCCGCGGGCCGTCGGCTCCAATTCGGCGATGATTTCCATCGCCCGGGCCTTGGGCGCGCCGGTGATCGATCCGCCCGGGAAGGCGCAGCGCAACAGATCGAGCGGCGTACTTTCGGGACGTAGTTGGCCGTGAATCACCGAGACCAGATGCTGCACGTGTTCGTAAACTTCCAGCCCGCAGAGCTGCCGGACTTGCACGCTGTCGACCAGGCAAGTGCGCGACAGGTCGTTGCGCAACAGGTCGACGATCATAATGTTCTCGGCGCGATCTTTTTCGCTCTGCAGCAGATCATCGCCCGCGAACAAATCCGCTTCTGGCTGCGCCGTGCGACGGCGCGTCCCTTTGATCGGCCGGGCTTCGACCTGGCCGTCGAGCACTTGCAAAAAGCGCTCGGGCGAGGCGCTCAGAATCTGATTCGCACCGAGATCGAAATAGCCGGCGAACGTGCCGGGATTGATGGTGCGCAGCCGGCGGTACAGCGCGAGCGCGTCGCATGTCGCGGGATGCAACAAGCGTTGCGAGAGATTCACCTGGAAAATATCGCCGGCGAGGACGTACTCGACGGCGCGATCGACTGCGCGGAGGTAATCGTCCGCGGCAAAGTTGCTCGTGAGCAGCGTAACGCCGGGAACTTCGAATTGCGGTGCGAGATTGCTGGCGGCCAGCGATTCCTCAGCGACGATTTGCCGCGACGACGAAACGCGTGGCGCGATCAATCGTGCGAGAAACTCGGCCAAGCGATGTGCGGCGCGGGCGCGCTGGCGCGCGGCGTCGAGCACCGGAAAGCCGTGGCTGATGAGCCACCCGCGGCCCTCCTGATGGTCGAACGCTGCGACCGTGTCGTACAGTCCAACAGCGAAGGCAGGCACGCGGAATTCGTCCCACTTGGGGCTCGGCAGTCGTTCTAACTGCCGCCCGACGTCGTAGCCGCACAGGCCGGCCGCGCCGCCTTGAAACGGCGGTAAGCCCGGCGCCGTGGACGCACGAAATGGCCGCAACCGCGCGGCGATGGCCTCAAACGCGCCTTGGCTTCGCGCCGGCAGGAGCAGAAAGTCGAACGGGTCCGCGGCGACGTAAGAATAGCGCCCCAGCTTTTCGTGCCGCCGCGCACTGTCGAAGAACACGGCATGCGGTAAATCCGCCAGCCGCTCGAACGCGTGATGGGCGTCCAGTTCCGCGGGAAGTTCTTCAACGAGCGGCT
Above is a genomic segment from Planctomycetia bacterium containing:
- a CDS encoding amino acid permease — its product is MNDSSGSPAPPHTLPRVLNWFDATTVVVGSIIGSGVFLKASVVAKELGATGPMLAIWIGVGVLTLCGALALAELAAMLPQAGGPFVYLREAYGRLPAFLWGWTEFWIIRTGSIGALACATTIYLGAIVPLSPGWQEAITTLIVVGLAVLNIVGTRWGAAAQNLTTVIKLGFLAVLILGPWLLGKADVENLQPVWPSGIDGSYWKAIGAAMIAVMWPYDGWINLTPVAEEIDRPQRNLPLALGLGMLIVILVYTGANLGYHLVLPMAAVRGSERVAADASYVLFGDWGRKLAAAGVMCSTFGAVNANMLVGPRIYFAMARDGLMPKAICKVHPKFFTPANAIALQAAWTVVLLFLAHRYPAEGVTLAQRAYFVFDALTNMVIFGGSVFYAMAVAAVFVLRARHPEWERPYRTWGYPVTPILYLLMFAAALTALFVNTWERSWLGALLIASGVPVYFWWTRRELA
- a CDS encoding anthranilate synthase component I family protein; its protein translation is MNQPLVEELPAELDAHHAFERLADLPHAVFFDSARRHEKLGRYSYVAADPFDFLLLPARSQGAFEAIAARLRPFRASTAPGLPPFQGGAAGLCGYDVGRQLERLPSPKWDEFRVPAFAVGLYDTVAAFDHQEGRGWLISHGFPVLDAARQRARAAHRLAEFLARLIAPRVSSSRQIVAEESLAASNLAPQFEVPGVTLLTSNFAADDYLRAVDRAVEYVLAGDIFQVNLSQRLLHPATCDALALYRRLRTINPGTFAGYFDLGANQILSASPERFLQVLDGQVEARPIKGTRRRTAQPEADLFAGDDLLQSEKDRAENIMIVDLLRNDLSRTCLVDSVQVRQLCGLEVYEHVQHLVSVIHGQLRPESTPLDLLRCAFPGGSITGAPKARAMEIIAELEPTARGPYCGSLFYNGFDDAFDANILIRTITAGRGWWQAQAGGGIVAMSDARREYEETWHKAEGLVRAMLSAST